Part of the Brassica napus cultivar Da-Ae unplaced genomic scaffold, Da-Ae ScsIHWf_1736;HRSCAF=2366, whole genome shotgun sequence genome is shown below.
TCAAAAATATGTACGAGAACTTTAGAAAGTTAAAACtgtatttttaaacaaaatagacACTTTTTAGTAACCATCAAATGGAATGGAACATAATAAATAGTATAGTCACAGAATATATATAGTtcatcttctccgatcaacTTGTTGCAGACACCACTCGTCTTTCAAACTCTATTATCCAGTACACCCTTCACCATCACATAGACATACATTTCATCAACGATCCCATAATCTAAGAAGGAAAATATGTTCGGATTGCTCTTCTTTCTCGCCACTTCAATTGTACACACCAAAAACCGTCGTCTCGCAATAGATTTCAGAAGCGAAGATGATGTCCCCTTTGCCACGCACTTCGAAAGGGAGAATAAACTATGTGAGGGTATGTGATTCTGTAATAGACACGGAGAATTTTTGGAACctaacattattaaaaaaaaattgacttgCAGGTTTTACCGGTTGCAATCAAGAGTAATatgcatattatataaaaatcataagaaCAGTGAAAAATAGGGCAATTGGTTAGCCAAtgaattatcatttttttttcattatacaACTCAATTTCccttaaatgaaaaaaaaaaaaatcgttataCAACTCAATTTTCCTTAAATGAAGATGTTCCTACTACATCTCAAAAGGTTTTTTGTTTATTGAAAACATTAATATACCAAAAGAAAACAGTAGTGAAGAATCATTTGATGGAGGACCCCATAGTACATGGTTCCATAACTGGAAGAAACTCCATATAAAAGCGCCTCTTCACTCCATTCTCATCATGTCTCATTCTAATCCATCAAACCACAAAACATCATCTTCCTCTCTTAATAACCACCACCTAACACACACACTTGAATTTTCACACACAGTTTGATCTTTCTCAAATCTACAGGTATGTTAACCGAATGATAATCCAACAAGTAGAAGATAATTCCATTTCTAGACTTGTTGATTGTAATTATTAGTTGCTAACGTTATTATTTGTTCAGGAAAGCGAGGGAATAGTAAAAGGTTTTGAATCTTTTAAAGATGATGACTTGTGGCTTAAGCAAGAGCCTTGTCTTCTCTTCCTCGTTGAAGAAGCAGCAAGGCATAGTGACCATCCTTGGTTCCGCTGACTGTAACATTCCGTCGAACACTTCATCTGCACCTTCACTCAGGCGGACTTTCTCTGCCGATTTGTCCTGCAAGAATTGGGTCTCCCAAAATGGTTATCTCCCATGAAGAGGATCTCTCCTCGGAGAAGCTCCGTACCTTTGGTGCTGACTCGCTGAGCTCCGGCGACGAGGAGCAAGACGAAGAGTCTAGATCTGGGTTCGATATTTGGGCTCAGATTCAAGATGACAAGAATAAGAAGAACGAGGAGACCGAGCTGGGTCAATCCGATGTATGGAGTTCGATTCTATCGGACAAGAAGAAAGTGTCGGAATCGAGCAACGACACGGTTCCTCCACCGTACGTTCATCCTCTGATGAAACGCGCCAGCTCCTTGAGCGAGAAAAGCCTCGAGATTTGCACCGAGAGTCTCGGATCCGAGACGGGCTGCGAAGGTTTTCTTGGCATGCGTCGTCGGAGACTGGAGATGCTGAGATCGAAGTTCTCAACGTCACGGTGaccaaagaggaagaagaaacagactGAGGTTGTTGAGATTGAACAAGAACCAATCACGGTTCCAAATTACACACCATGCATCGAGCTTCCTCGAGGATCGTTCCCTCCTCCGATCCGTTCTCTCACGAGCCAATCGGGTTCGGCTCTGCACATGAAAACTCGCCGTGACAATGGCCGATTGGTTCTCGAGGCTGTCTCTATGCCGTCGCACAACAACTTCTCCGCCAAGCGCCAAGACGGACACCTCCTCCTCGCTTTCGCAGAAATCAGCGACGAATTTGACATCGCTAGCGACGAAGAAGACGAAAGTGCTGAGCTTCAGTGGTTcgacgatgaagaagaagaagaagaggaggagggtACAAGACGAGTTTGCCTATAAGCCCAATGGGCTTCAGTATAAGCTACCACAAACTCAAAGTGGGCTTATTACTGTTCATAGGTTGGCCCATAAGCCTATTGGAGTACCAAAGAGAAACTCGAGATGGCCTGCGGCAGATGAGTTCGAGACCAAATCCGACGTAGTCCACTCCCTACCACCAAGGCCAAGGGTGGCTCATCTCGCTCGGTCAATGAAACCGCCGTCCACCGTGGACGACACCGTAGGAGCCGCTTGCTTCAACGCATGTGACTACTCTTGGAATCCCACTATCACTGAAAATTTGGGCCATAACACAAAAACCCAATTTCAAGCACCAAACTATGTCCACAAATCAATCGGCCTTGGACATGACGGTTGGATAAATGGTTGCAAGGAACGAAGGAGATCTCTTTTGTCTGTTGAGCCTTTCTGCATTGCCACTTCATAAGTTTAAGACTACCAGAAAGGGGTATTTTACAAGACGCATAAGCATATGATATATCTatctatgtgtatatatatgcgaGTATGTATACTcgaatatatatgcatattaacCAAATAATTGTTGATGTTATTGATGCGTTTTCTACCTATGTTTTACCACTTACCTTTTTGGTTTGTGggtgaaaagaaaaacaagaaaataaagagTGAGAGTAGGAGAAGGAAGAAAGTGAGGTGTGATGGTAGAGagtaattttattgtttttaacgAGGTTAGAGACCTTGTTGgggtaaataaaaaatatctatgATAAAGTATTATGTTTTGTACAAACCTCTTGTTgttccatattttttttttttttgaaaattggctTTCAAATTAActgcaaagaaaaataaaaacgtttACAAGCCCGTTGGACttaagttaaaaatacaaacccACTAAAAACTCATAGTTTGGAACTGATATATGGCCCGTATTACCAAAATCAAAGTTGGAGTAAACCGAACGAtagtttgtcttcttcttccaaaaGACGCAGAAAGAGTTGGGGTGAGGGGAGATTTCAGAGGGAAGATTGGGACCTGATTTAAATCATGCAAGTCGGATCCAGGACTGTAGTAGTTGGGAAGACAGTCTTGGGTTAGTCACCCGGAAACTCTGAGTTCTGTTTCTAATCTGAAGATCAATAGTTTTGAAGAGAGAGTCGATGGAGCGATAGGTGTTAGAGTGCAATCGTGCGTTTCTCTCATTCCAGACCCAATAAATCGTAGATTGCCAAGCTAGGAGGACAAGAAGTCTATGAGGTCTCGATGAACGGTCCATTGGGAGGCTTTTCAGTTGCGTGATGGTGTCTGACCAGGAACGGTTTGGAGTGAGCCCACATCTCCTCGCGCTTATTGCCCATAAGTCGAAGGAGAAGTTACAGTCGAAATAGATGTGATCACGGCTCTCAGAAGCATTGTTACACAGCAAGTAGAGATGTGAAACTGAGATTCCCCAACGAAGCAAGCGGTCTCTCGTCGGGCACCTATCCAAAATCATTAGCCATGTGTGGAAGTTGTGACGAGGGATCCCATAAGAGTTCCAAACCACAGTAGCCCAGTCAACCTCATTCACTGTTCCTCTAAGATAGGTATAGACATCACCAGTTGAGAAGGTGGTGGTGACCCTACTATCAATTTCCCATTCGAAGTAGTCTTTATCTGAAGTTAAATTGACAGTCGTCAAGTGAATCTGAAGTTGGGTTTGTTGCTCTGATCTTGCAGGTGGGAGACACCAGTTACCGTTCCTATAGAGAGAAGCTACCGTTGCAGATAGTGGGATACCAAGTCTTGAGCCAGTCAAGTTGAGATAGGTAGCAATGCTTCCAAAAGGCGACCAATTATCAAACCAGAACCGTGCCGACATACCATTCTCTAGTCGAAGCTTGATGAGCGGGAAGACTACATCTTTGAGCTTGAGCAACTTGTTTGCGAGCCAGGAGAAGGAAGCCTTCGGTTTGGTTGTCCAATAGTTGTGTATTGAGCCTTTAAGGATTACCTCTATAAACCATGCAACCCAGATCGAGCCAGACCTGAAAAACAGAAGCCACACAAGTTTCAAACAACATGCTTTGTTCCATGTTTGGAGGTCCTTTACACCAAGACCACCTTGCTGCTTAGTTAACACGACAGTCTCCAAGCTACCCTTGCGGTGTTGTGGCTTGTGATATCCCCTTTCCAAAGAAACACACTAAATAAAGAGTTTATCCGGTTCACGCAAGCTTTGGGAAGAATGAAAGCCGAGCACCAAAAGGTAGTAATTCCTGCTATCACTGTTTTTATTAGCAGTAGTCTTCCAGCGAAAGATAAGGATTTGACTGACCATGAGGAAAGtctcttttttatttgatgGATCAGAGGTTCACAGCTGACAAGGTTTAACTTTCTGGAATTCAAAGGCACCCCTAGGTAGCGAATCGGGAGCTCTCCGCAGATCATACCAGTAGAAGCTTGGATTGTGTCAATGACTTGGTCAGGGAGCCCTGAGGCAAAGAAGCTCGATTTCTGCATACTTATTGCGAGCCCGAACCTTTGCTCAAACTCTTTAAGAACATGCAGCACCTGTTGGACAGATTCGATCGAGCCGTCTATGAAAATGAGGAGATCATCAGCAAATGATAGGTGCGTCAGCTTCATCTTCTTACAGTTAACATGGTATTTGATTTTTTCCTGAGCAGCTGCAGAGTTTAGCATAAAAGAGAGGCAGTTCATGGCGATTACAAAAAGATAGGGAGAAAGAGGGTCTCCCTGTCTCAGGCCTCTTTTGCCTTTAAAATAACCGTTGACCGTTCCATTGTAACCAACCATGAAACTTGTTTTGCAGACACAAGCCCTGAGCAAGGTGATGAAATGAGGAGGCAGGTGTAGAGTTTCAAGACAAGTGAAGAGGAATTCCCAGGAGAGAGTGTCGAAAGCCTTGGCGATGTCTACTTTGATGGTAATTCTCGGAATTCCTTTGTTCTTATGATAGCCATGAACTAACTCCCCAGCTAAAACAGTATTTTCCACTAGCAAGCGATCTTTCACAAACGCCGTTTGGCAAGGTAGAATTAGGTCTTGCAGGATAGGCTTTAATCTCGCAACCAACATCCTTGAAATCACCTTATAAACTGTGTTTAGACAAGCAATTGGCCTGTAATCTGAAACTTTTGTAGCACCCGGAAACTTTGGTATGAGGGAAAGAATGGTGGCATTAGTTGTGGTAGGAAGGAACCCAGAATGGAAAAAAAGTTGTGTTGCAGCCACCAACTCTCGCCCTATAGTTTCCCAACTTGCTTTGTAGAAACCAGAGGTTAATCCGTCAGGCCCAGGAGCTTTATTTGGGTTTAGCTTGAAGAACATTGCTCGTATTGCATCAGCACTTGGTACTGATAACATTAGCTGGGATTGTTGCAGGGAACATCTGAACTGAATGAGATCCGCAAACCAGGAGTGAGGGGACCAGATAGCAGGTCTCAAGTAGTTTGACGGACCTAGAATCTCTTTGAAGTGCTCTACCGCTAGTTCACTCATTTCCATCGGGTCAGTAACCAGGAGGTAGTATTGAAATCACCTTCACTTAACCAGTTTATCCGGGATTTCTGCCTGAAGTAACTCTCTTCAATTTGTCTTAGGAACAACCACTTTTGATGTAGATCACGTTCTTGTTGGAACAGAAGCGGTGTTGGGGATTGAAGAGCTAGTACCTGCGCACATTGAAGCAAACTGTAAGTGTCAGCAACTCTCTCTTGAATTTTAGAATAGTTCTctctatttaaattttttaagtcACTCTTTATGATTTTCAGTTTCCAACAAAGCTGTGTCAGAGTCGAACAAATGTTTCCGGCCTCAACCCATGCGCGTGAAACCACCTCCAGAAAGTTGGGATGTTTGGTGAGGTAGTTTTGGAATTTGAAGGGTTTAGTTCCAGCTTTAGGTAGGGTAAAAGCGAGGTCTAGCAGGCAAGGCGAGTGATCAGAGAACAACTGAGGTAGGAAGGAGGCAAAAGCCTGAGGATGGGAGGAGATTGTGGGGGAGTTTACAAGGAGACGGTCAAGTTTTTTTCCAATCGGGTAAGAAGGCTGATAGTTGGTCCAGGTATGCGGGGGTCCATTGTATCTCAGGTCAAAAACCCCACATTGAATGAAGCAGTCTTGCAACTGGTACATAAGGTTGTCAGGAGTGTTTACAGTTGGGGAAGAGTGATCAGCAGGGTGAGTGATTTGGTTAAAATCACCCCCAATGATCCATTGCTTGCTGTCAAGATTTAGAGAAGCGTGAAGTTGCATCAACTCAACCCAGAGATCCACCCTTTCCTCACTTGTATTAGCCGCGTAGACTGAGGTGAAATAAACTGGTTCTTTGTTTGGGAGAGTGAGCGTACAAGTCATGGATTGTCTACTTTGCTTCACAACTTGCAGTCTGAGCGGATCTTTCCAGATAAGAACGATCCTTCCATCTTCATCAGAGGAATGGTTGGAGACATAATTCCAAGTGTTACAGATTTTGGACATAATGGGAGGCAAAGATAGTTCCTTAATATGAGTTTCTAAAAGTGCACCAAAAAGAGGCTTGTGGGTAAGAAGCCAAGAAGAAAAAGGCCGATGCTTATCCGGATCATTTAAACCCCGgacgttccaaaaaaaaagtttgacaCTCATCAGATATTGGTAGGAGGGTCACCACCATGAGAGATGGTTTCCCGGTTAGAGCAAAAAGAAGAAAGGTTAAGGTTTAAGTGTTTGGGTGAGGAGGTTTGAGGATCAGGGGGGAAGGGTGGAAGAGGGTGAGGCGGAGGTAAAGAGAGAGGATCAGTAAGGAGTTTGGATGGAGGAGGGTTTACAGGGGGTGGGGTTGAAAGATTAGTAACCACGGTTTTTAAGGTGAGGACTGAAGAGGAGGCTAAGGGAATAAAAGGGTTTGGATTTGAGGTAATAGGAGGGGAAAGGGTAGGGGAAAGGGTAGGGGAGGAACGACATCTTTTGAGGGAAGGTCGAGGAACCGTTTCAGGAGACAAGCAAAGGCTAGTACCGATTTCAGAGACAGAAGGAACATGTAAGTCTACTTGCATTGCAGCAGGAGCAGAAGGGGAGGCAAGAGAATCAGATGGATGGTTGGAAAGCAGGGCAGAGAATTTGTTTCCTAGGACAGGAACATATTTTTGGGTGGGAGTGTTGGGTAGAGGTTTCTTTTTGAAAGGTTGCTTGCGAAGGTTTTGAGGGGGTTGGGATTCTGAGTTAAGAGGTTTCTTTCCCTGAGCTTTTGACTGAGCAGCCGCTGTATCAGGGGGGGGAGGGGGTGTGTAGGTGAGACAGTTTCTGATAACATGTCCTAACTCTTTGCAATGACTACAAGTCGGGGGGACCCAAGGGTAGTGAACTAACACCTCAACAACTTCACCACTATCTCTTTCAAACTCCACAATAGATGGTAATGGTTTTGTTAAATCCACTTCAACTTTCACATGGGACAGAGTGAGGCTCACAAGGTTTTTTGTGAATTCGTCAGTTTCTTTTGGTTCTCCAATAAGCCCAGCGACTAAGCTCAATCCTTTTTGATGCCGTAGGTCTAAGGGGACTCCAGTGAGATGGGCCCAGATTTTAATAGCTTTCAACGAAAGAGGGGAGGCTGAGTGTGCTTCTGACCAAGGAGCAGTGTGAAGCATAGTATCTCCTACATACCAGACACACTTATCTAAGATCTTTTGCCTCAGATAGTCACAAGGAATCCTGACAATAGTAGTACGGGTAAGAGGGTTATTGTGGATTTCAAGTCTCTTTCCTTTGCCCCACATATGGTTAAAGACGCTTTGAATTTGATTGTATGATGGAGCTTTGCCATTGTAGTAACAAAcgatgaaatccttgtgcaggTCCACACCAATTTGGAAAATCTCATCTGGGATACGCACTCTTGGTCGACCCGCAGGAGTGATAGAAACGGGTGCTAGGCGCTTGAGTGATTTGTCTTCAGAGGCTCTTATTTTCTCCACCAGCTAGGGAGGGGTAACGGTAGGTTGAGAGTGAGGGTGTGTTGAAGGCATATTAGGAAGAGGGAGAGTGGGTAATGGTTCCAAATTTTTTGGTTTAGGGAGTAAGGGTTGTGAGGATGCCTTGTTAGTTTGAATAGGTGATGAGTGTTGAGGCTGGAGGGTAGTGAAGGTTTTTGATGGATTATTAACTTGAGGTTCTTCAACTGTTTCAGTAACAGTAGTGGTTTCAGATCCAGAAGACACAATGTCTCCAGATTCAGTTTGGTGTTGTGATTTACTAGCAGGAAAGACTCCTGCAGTACAGTTTGTCTGTTGCTGAGTGCAAACAGCAGTAAAGGGAAGGGAAGGGATTTGGGGACCACTCTTACGAGAAGAGCGAGACTTAGATCCAGTTACTGTAGCATAGGAGAGGGGAGGGAACTGAGCTGGGGATAAAGGGGAGGCTGGGTCAGGGGGGTCAGGCGGGTCAGGGTGAGGAGGGGGAGGCTCACTGGAGGTGAACGACGGAGGGTTGAGGTCGGAAACGATGCCGGGAATCTTCCAAGCAGACTTCATTGGGAGATGTGCCAGAGAGAGTTTGGCCaacttcaaatacaaatttgttGTTCCATATTGCTGGCAAACAAGCCTAAGAACTCGTTTATTCATTTACACTGACTTC
Proteins encoded:
- the LOC125598554 gene encoding uncharacterized protein LOC125598554, with the translated sequence MEMSELAVEHFKEILGPSNYLRPAIWSPHSWFADLIQFRCSLQQSQLMLSVPSADAIRAMFFKLNPNKAPGPDGLTSGFYKASWETIGRELVAATQLFFHSGFLPTTTNATILSLIPKFPGATKVSDYRPIACLNTVYKVISRMLVARLKPILQDLILPCQTAFVKDRLLVENTVLAGELVHGYHKNKGIPRITIKVDIAKAFDTLSWEFLFTCLETLHLPPHFITLLRACVCKTSFMVGYNGTVNGYFKGKRGLRQGDPLSPYLFVIAMNCLSFMLNSAAAQEKIKYHVNCKKMKLTHLSFADDLLIFIDGSIESVQQVLHVLKEFEQRFGLAISMQKSSFFASGLPDQVIDTIQASTGMICGELPIRYLGVPLNSRKSGSIWVAWFIEVILKGSIHNYWTTKPKASFSWLANKLLKLKDVVFPLIKLRLENGMSARFWFDNWSPFGSIATYLNLTGSRLGIPLSATVASLYRNGNWCLPPARSEQQTQLQIHLTTVNLTSDKDYFEWEIDSRVTTTFSTGDVYTYLRGTVNEVDWATVVWNSYGIPRHNFHTWLMILDRCPTRDRLLRWGISVSHLYLLCNNASESRDHIYFDCNFSFDLWAISARRCGLTPNRSWSDTITQLKSLPMDRSSRPHRLLVLLAWQSTIYWVWNERNARLHSNTYRSIDSLFKTIDLQIRNRTQSFRVTNPRLSSQLLQSWIRLA